The Catellatospora citrea DNA segment CATGGACGCCACGGCGGCGCTGCGGCTGCTGCCCGGCCTCGCCCCGATCGGCGGGGCCACCGTGCGCTTCGCGGCGGCGCTCGCCCGCGCCGCCGCCCACCTGGTCGGCAGCGGGCTGGTGACCCCGGCGCTCACCTGGGACGAGGAGAGCGAGTACTGGTTCGCCGACTGGCGTGCGGCGTCGTCGCTGCAGGTCGCCGCCGTACGCATCCCGTTGCTCGCGGCGATGCCGCCCGCGATGCGGTGCTGGCTGTACGACGACCAGGTGGCGCTGGCGCCCGCCGAGGCCGTGTTCGACGCCGCGCTCGACTCGATGGTGGACGCGCTGGTCACCGAGGCGGTGTCGGGCCTGGGCGCGGCCTTGCTGCCGGAGCCCCGGGGCCGGGTCACCCGCCAGAGCCAGGCCGCCGAACGGGTGCTCACGGCGCTCACCTCCACCGACAACGTCATCGACGCGGAGCAGCTCCACCCGTACGAAGCGAACCGCCTGTCGCAGGACCTGGACACCTGGCGAGCCGGCGGCAGGTCGCGGGCCGGCGGGCTGGTGCGCACCTGCCTGCGCCTGGTCGCCCCCGGCGACGCCGAGCCGGACGGCCCGGCCGGGCCCGGCGCGGCGACCGACCGGGCGGACGCGGCCGGTGACGGGGACGGCACCGGCATCTGGCGGCTGGAGCTGCTGCTGCAGTCGCACGAGGACCCGTCCCTGATCGCCGGGGCGGACGAGGTGTGGCGGCTCGACGGCAACGCCCTGCTGTTCGCCGAGGCCGGGTTGGACCCGCAGGCCGCGCTGCTGGCCGGGCTCGGCCGGGCCGCGCAGCACTACCCGCCGCTGGCGAGGGTGCTGCGGCAGGCCGCGCCGGTCGGTATGGCCATGGACGGCGAGGACGCGCTGATCTTCCTGCGCCGGCATGCCGCGGCGCTGACCGCGGCGGGCCTCGGGGTGCTGCTGCCCGCCTGGTGGAGCGGTCCGCGGCCACGGCTCGGGCTGCGCCTGAGCGCGCAGACGCCGCCGCAGCCCGGCATCGTCGCCAAGGACTCCCAGCTCGGCCTGGACTCCCTCGTGGAGTACGCCTGGCAGGTGGCCCTCGGCGACGAGGTGCTCACCCCGCAGGAGCTGGCGGCGCTGGCCGAGGCGAAGTCGCCGCTGGTCCGGGTGCGGGGGCAGTGGGTCGAGGTGGACCAGGCGCGGCTGGCCGCCGGGCTCCGGCAGCTCGGCAGGTCCGGGCGGCGCCAGATGACCGCCCGCGAGGTGCTGCGCGCGAGCCTGCTCGGCGAGGGCGCCGAGACCGGGCTGCCGATGATCGGCGTCGCCGCCACCGGCTGGCTCGGCGAGCTGCTGGCCGGTGGCCCGGCCGGGAGCTTCCAGGCGCTGCCGACCCCGGACGGATTCGGCGCGCGACTGCGCCCGTACCAGGAGCGCGGCCTGGGCTGGCTGTCGTTCATGGACGCGCTCGGCTCGGGCGCGGTGCTGGCCGACGACATGGGCCTGGGCAAGACCATCCAGGTCCTGGCGCTGCTGGAGCGCGAACGCCAGCAGGCTCCGGGGCTGGGCCCGACACTGCTGGTCTGCCCGATGTCGCTGGTCGCGAACTGGCAGCGGGAGGCGGCGAAGTTCGCGCCGAAGCTCGCCGTGCACGTGCACCACGGCGCGGAGCGGCTGACGGGCGAGCAGTTCCGGGACGCGGTCGCGGGCGTGGACCTGGTGCTGACCACGTACAGCCTGGCCTTGCGCGACCAGCAGGAGCTGGCCGAGGTCGGCTGGCGGCGCGTCGTCGTCGACGAGGCGCAGGCGATCAAGAACGCGGCGGCCAAGCAGTCGCGGGCGATCCGGGCGCTGCCCGCGCCGCGGCGGATCGCGCTGACCGGCACCCCCGTGGAGAACCGGCTGGCCGACCTGCACTCGATCATGGAGTTCGCCAGCCCGGGGCTGCTCGGCAGCGCGGAGTCGTTCAAGCGGCGCTTCGCCGTGCCGATCGAACGCGACGGCGACGAGCAGGCGGCCGCGCGGCTGCGCCGGGTGACCGGGGCGTTCATGCTGCGCCGGGTCAAGACCGACCCGAACATCATCTCCGACCTGCCCGACAAGATCGAGATGACCGTCGCCTGCAACCTGACCCGCGAGCAGGCCTCGCTCTACCAGGCGGTGCTCGACGACATGATGCGCCAGGTCGAGCAGGCCGACGGCATCGACCGCCGGGGCCTGATCCTGGCCACCCTGACCAAGCTGAAGCAGGTCTGCAACCACCCCGCCCAGCTGCTCAAGG contains these protein-coding regions:
- a CDS encoding DEAD/DEAH box helicase, whose translation is MLVAHCVYSGDGSWEFWAEDADLQATLPAQRGRLRTRGPGLHPFAVSTEQLGAALGAPGGTGDEAGWSVLALPAQHNRPTPSADLGTGPEPDRLAPFLVPTLRMDATAALRLLPGLAPIGGATVRFAAALARAAAHLVGSGLVTPALTWDEESEYWFADWRAASSLQVAAVRIPLLAAMPPAMRCWLYDDQVALAPAEAVFDAALDSMVDALVTEAVSGLGAALLPEPRGRVTRQSQAAERVLTALTSTDNVIDAEQLHPYEANRLSQDLDTWRAGGRSRAGGLVRTCLRLVAPGDAEPDGPAGPGAATDRADAAGDGDGTGIWRLELLLQSHEDPSLIAGADEVWRLDGNALLFAEAGLDPQAALLAGLGRAAQHYPPLARVLRQAAPVGMAMDGEDALIFLRRHAAALTAAGLGVLLPAWWSGPRPRLGLRLSAQTPPQPGIVAKDSQLGLDSLVEYAWQVALGDEVLTPQELAALAEAKSPLVRVRGQWVEVDQARLAAGLRQLGRSGRRQMTAREVLRASLLGEGAETGLPMIGVAATGWLGELLAGGPAGSFQALPTPDGFGARLRPYQERGLGWLSFMDALGSGAVLADDMGLGKTIQVLALLERERQQAPGLGPTLLVCPMSLVANWQREAAKFAPKLAVHVHHGAERLTGEQFRDAVAGVDLVLTTYSLALRDQQELAEVGWRRVVVDEAQAIKNAAAKQSRAIRALPAPRRIALTGTPVENRLADLHSIMEFASPGLLGSAESFKRRFAVPIERDGDEQAAARLRRVTGAFMLRRVKTDPNIISDLPDKIEMTVACNLTREQASLYQAVLDDMMRQVEQADGIDRRGLILATLTKLKQVCNHPAQLLKDGSRMAGRSGKVARVEEICEEVLAAGEKALLFTQFAEFGGMLSEHLAEVFGQPVPFLHGGVDRKTRDGMVAAFQGEGGPGLFVLSLKAGGVGLNLTAANHVIHVDRWWNPAVENQATDRAFRIGQRRDVQVRKLMCAGTLEERIDAVLEQKKALAEATVGNGEAWLTELSTDALRDLVALTRDAVVE